From the genome of Mycobacterium dioxanotrophicus, one region includes:
- a CDS encoding LysR family transcriptional regulator substrate-binding protein, whose product MTSHSLTLGYVPGGTPAKWARIWAERHPEVPLRLIPVTAADAADAVRAAIVDVALLRLPADTSGLAVIPLYEETTVAVVPTDHLLSAVDAITVGDLDGEPTLLPLDDVITWPDAPGTPVDYRPETTKDAIELVAAGMGALIVPQSLARLYHRKDLTYRPITDVPTCPVVLAFPQGPQPELVEEFIGIVRGRKASSSRGQAQPVVKRTAREKTLAKQAARAAAGKVARKPGRAGRGRR is encoded by the coding sequence GTGACCTCGCACTCCCTGACCCTCGGGTACGTGCCCGGCGGGACGCCCGCGAAGTGGGCACGGATCTGGGCCGAGCGTCACCCTGAGGTTCCGCTGAGGTTGATCCCGGTCACCGCGGCGGATGCTGCCGACGCGGTGCGGGCGGCCATCGTCGACGTGGCATTGCTCCGGTTGCCGGCCGACACATCCGGGCTGGCCGTCATACCGCTCTACGAGGAGACGACGGTGGCCGTGGTGCCGACCGATCACCTTCTCAGTGCGGTCGACGCGATCACCGTCGGCGACCTGGACGGTGAGCCGACGCTGCTGCCGCTCGACGACGTCATCACGTGGCCGGATGCTCCCGGCACGCCGGTCGATTACCGACCCGAGACCACCAAGGACGCAATAGAACTCGTCGCCGCCGGGATGGGCGCGCTCATCGTTCCGCAGTCATTGGCCCGGCTGTATCACCGTAAGGACCTCACGTACCGTCCGATCACCGACGTGCCGACCTGCCCCGTCGTGCTCGCCTTTCCGCAAGGGCCGCAGCCGGAACTGGTCGAGGAGTTCATCGGGATCGTCCGGGGCCGTAAAGCCAGTTCGTCGCGGGGGCAGGCGCAGCCTGTGGTGAAACGCACCGCACGGGAGAAGACTCTCGCCAAGCAGGCCGCTCGCGCCGCTGCCGGCAAGGTGGCACGCAAGCCGGGGCGCGCTGGGCGCGGTCGACGCTGA
- a CDS encoding DUF5997 family protein has protein sequence MSRPNAQSMKPATAAKKLDVYLPATPAEFQEKPITRDELAALQADPPQWLKDLRKNGPHPKNLVAAKLGISIAGLARGGVEKALTTEQIDQLLAEKPDWLVAERESYQEVLREQRRVKALHAEQARES, from the coding sequence ATGAGCAGGCCGAACGCGCAGTCCATGAAACCCGCCACGGCGGCGAAGAAGCTGGACGTGTATTTGCCCGCGACACCTGCGGAGTTCCAAGAGAAGCCCATCACCCGCGACGAGCTCGCCGCGCTGCAGGCGGACCCGCCTCAGTGGCTGAAGGACCTCCGCAAGAACGGGCCACATCCGAAGAACCTCGTGGCCGCCAAGCTCGGCATCTCGATCGCCGGTCTCGCGCGTGGCGGTGTCGAGAAAGCGCTCACCACCGAGCAGATCGATCAGCTGCTCGCGGAGAAGCCCGACTGGCTGGTTGCCGAACGCGAGAGCTACCAGGAAGTGCTGCGTGAGCAGCGGCGGGTGAAGGCACTGCACGCCGAGCAGGCCCGCGAGAGCTGA
- a CDS encoding DUF1254 domain-containing protein gives MKVWVSGLVALLMAATAGCSAKSGEPPAGSSATPTPQQVREIAKEAYTYGFPMVDNYRIQHSYFVDKSNPQYKGDWNQTHSIARVFTPEDTTIQTPNSDTPYTMLGADLRAEPLVLTVPPIEAGRYYSLQFVDGYTYDYAYVGSRTTGNGGGKYLLAGPNWKGDKPAGINEVIRSDTDFSLVIYRTQLFDPNDIDNVKKIQAGYTVEPLSAFEHKPAATAPPMDFVAPLTPDEQKASPKFFQVLNFVLKSAPVLPDEKELRDRFATIGVGPDGDFNPDTMSKDTLQAVQDGMADAWAELTTFQKDKLNTGQVTSGQLFGTHAELKNNYLYRMAGSVLGIYGNVAQEAMYPVIATDSTGTPLTGTNSYTLRFASGQLPPVNSFWSITMYKMPQSLLVANPINRYLINSPMLPNLIHDPDGGITIHVQNQSPGADKQANWLPAPDGPFQMILRLYWPKEEALNGTWKAPQAVKI, from the coding sequence ATGAAGGTTTGGGTTTCGGGACTTGTCGCGTTACTGATGGCTGCGACTGCAGGGTGCAGCGCCAAATCCGGTGAACCACCGGCTGGTTCGAGCGCGACGCCGACGCCGCAGCAGGTGCGTGAGATCGCCAAGGAGGCGTACACATACGGCTTCCCGATGGTCGACAACTACCGCATCCAGCATTCCTACTTCGTCGACAAGAGCAACCCGCAGTACAAGGGCGACTGGAACCAGACGCACAGCATCGCACGGGTATTCACGCCCGAGGACACCACCATCCAGACGCCCAACTCCGATACGCCGTACACGATGCTGGGTGCTGATCTGCGGGCCGAGCCTCTTGTGCTGACCGTGCCGCCGATCGAAGCAGGCCGCTACTACTCGTTGCAGTTCGTCGACGGCTACACCTACGACTACGCCTACGTGGGCAGCCGCACCACAGGCAACGGCGGCGGCAAGTACCTGCTGGCAGGCCCGAACTGGAAGGGCGACAAGCCGGCCGGCATCAACGAGGTGATCCGGTCGGACACCGACTTCTCTCTCGTCATCTACCGCACCCAGCTGTTCGATCCCAATGACATCGACAACGTCAAGAAGATCCAGGCCGGCTACACCGTCGAACCGCTGTCGGCCTTCGAGCACAAGCCCGCAGCCACCGCCCCGCCGATGGACTTCGTCGCCCCGCTGACCCCGGATGAACAGAAAGCCTCGCCGAAGTTCTTTCAGGTTCTCAACTTCGTCCTGAAGTCTGCGCCCGTACTGCCGGACGAGAAGGAGCTGCGGGACCGGTTCGCCACCATCGGCGTCGGCCCCGACGGCGACTTCAACCCCGACACCATGAGCAAGGACACCTTGCAGGCCGTGCAGGACGGCATGGCCGACGCCTGGGCCGAGCTGACGACGTTTCAGAAGGACAAGCTCAACACCGGACAGGTCACCTCCGGGCAGCTGTTCGGCACCCACGCGGAACTGAAGAACAACTACCTCTACCGCATGGCCGGTTCGGTGCTCGGCATCTACGGCAACGTCGCGCAGGAAGCCATGTACCCGGTGATCGCCACCGACTCCACCGGTACGCCGCTGACCGGCACCAACAGCTACACCCTGCGATTCGCGTCAGGGCAGTTGCCGCCGGTCAATTCGTTCTGGTCGATCACGATGTACAAGATGCCGCAGAGCCTGCTGGTGGCCAACCCCATCAACCGCTACCTCATCAACTCGCCCATGCTGCCCAACCTGATTCACGATCCCGACGGCGGCATCACGATCCACGTGCAGAACCAGTCGCCAGGTGCCGACAAGCAGGCCAACTGGCTGCCCGCACCGGACGGGCCGTTCCAGATGATCCTGCGACTGTACTGGCCCAAGGAAGAAGCGCTCAACGGCACCTGGAAAGCGCCCCAAGCGGTCAAGATCTGA
- a CDS encoding AraC family transcriptional regulator encodes MHLIRGSCLTGFDALTAAHGGDANALLALAGIDPADAGQRDRYISLRSAIAAVEDAAAVLGVDDFGRQLAARQNIDILGPVGVAARTATTVAEAFTILDTHMGTYSAGITARIRPGADETQCRFEYDFLLHPAPPQAQAIELSLGVTLRVLHLFLGTTYRPVAVHVPHPALGIKSDYRRYFGCSPHFNEPIAGFTLRIKDLQRPLNHDPLAHQLAMSYLSDTHGQRTHNIAGTVRSMVRQLLPSGDVTAEVVARQFGIHPKTLQRRLVAEGTNFADVVDRTRRELAHRLLVGTDLPVGQVSRQLGYAEHSVFVRACKRWFNMTPTAYRGMGDTATQ; translated from the coding sequence ATGCATCTGATCCGTGGATCATGCCTGACCGGGTTCGATGCCCTCACCGCGGCCCACGGAGGCGACGCGAACGCACTGCTGGCGTTGGCAGGCATCGATCCCGCCGACGCCGGCCAGCGTGACCGGTACATCTCCCTGCGCAGCGCGATCGCCGCGGTGGAAGACGCAGCCGCCGTGTTGGGCGTCGATGATTTCGGCCGCCAACTCGCGGCGAGGCAGAACATCGACATCCTCGGCCCGGTCGGCGTCGCTGCCCGCACAGCCACCACGGTCGCAGAGGCCTTCACGATCCTCGACACCCACATGGGCACCTACAGCGCAGGAATCACCGCGCGCATCAGACCCGGAGCCGACGAGACACAGTGCCGGTTCGAATACGATTTCCTCCTGCACCCCGCGCCGCCACAAGCCCAGGCCATCGAACTGTCCCTTGGCGTCACCCTCCGTGTGCTGCACCTGTTCTTGGGCACCACCTATCGGCCTGTGGCAGTGCACGTGCCGCACCCGGCACTGGGCATCAAGTCCGACTACCGCCGGTACTTTGGCTGCTCGCCCCACTTCAACGAACCGATCGCCGGATTCACCTTGCGTATCAAGGACTTACAGCGCCCGCTCAACCACGACCCCCTGGCTCACCAACTCGCCATGAGTTACCTGTCAGACACCCACGGTCAGCGCACCCACAACATCGCCGGCACCGTGCGCAGCATGGTGCGCCAGCTGCTGCCCTCCGGTGACGTCACCGCCGAGGTGGTCGCCCGCCAGTTCGGCATCCACCCGAAAACCTTGCAGCGGCGCCTTGTCGCGGAAGGGACCAACTTCGCCGACGTGGTCGACCGGACTCGCCGCGAACTGGCCCACCGTCTGCTCGTCGGCACCGATCTGCCCGTCGGCCAGGTGTCCCGTCAACTCGGTTACGCCGAACACAGCGTCTTCGTCCGCGCCTGCAAGCGCTGGTTCAATATGACGCCCACTGCATATCGCGGAATGGGAGATACTGCGACACAGTGA
- the nrdE gene encoding class 1b ribonucleoside-diphosphate reductase subunit alpha codes for MPPTVTAAEPVTDSTHTLPGETDYHALNAMLNLYDKDGKIQFDKDRQAAREYFLQHVNQNTVFFHSQDEKLDYLIEKNYYEREVLDQYSRNFVKSLLDRAYAKKFRFPTFLGAFKYYTSYTLKTFDGKRYLERFEDRVVMVALTLAAGDTDLAEKLVDEIIDGRFQPATPTFLNSGKKQRGEPVSCFLLRIEDNMESIGRSINSALQLSKRGGGVALLLSNIREHGAPIKNIENQSSGVIPIMKLLEDSFSYANQLGARQGAGAVYLHAHHPDIYRFLDTKRENADEKIRIKTLSLGVVIPDITFELAKKNEDMYLFSPYDVERVYGLPFADINVTEKYYEMVDNAQIRKTKIKAREFFQTLAELQFESGYPYIMFEDTVNRANPIDGKITHSNLCSEILQVSTPSVFNDDLSYAQVGKDISCNLGSLNIAKTMDSPDFAQTIEVAIRALTAVSDQTHIWSVPSIEQGNNSSHAIGLGQMNLHGYLARERIFYGSEEGIDFTNIYFYTVLFHALRASNLIAIERGTHFGGFEKSKYASGEFFDKYTEQVWEPTTDKVRQIFADAGIHVPTQDDWRSLKESVQAHGIYNQNLQAVPPTGSISYINHSTSSIHPVASKIEIRKEGKIGRVYYPAPFLTNDNLEYYQDAYEIGYEKIIDTYAAATQHVDQGLSLTLFFKDTANTRDVNKAQIYAWRKGIKTLYYIRLRQMALEGTEVEGCVSCML; via the coding sequence GTGCCACCGACCGTCACAGCTGCAGAGCCTGTAACCGACAGCACGCACACGCTTCCGGGGGAGACGGATTACCACGCCCTCAACGCGATGCTGAATCTGTACGACAAAGACGGCAAGATTCAGTTCGACAAGGACCGGCAGGCGGCGCGCGAGTACTTCCTGCAGCACGTCAACCAGAACACGGTCTTCTTCCACAGCCAGGACGAGAAGCTCGACTACCTGATCGAGAAGAACTACTACGAGCGCGAGGTGCTCGACCAGTACAGCCGCAACTTCGTGAAGTCGCTGCTGGACCGTGCCTACGCCAAGAAATTCCGGTTCCCGACCTTCCTTGGCGCGTTCAAGTACTACACCAGCTACACGCTGAAGACCTTTGACGGCAAGCGGTACCTGGAGCGATTCGAGGACCGTGTCGTCATGGTCGCGCTGACGCTGGCGGCTGGTGACACCGACCTGGCCGAGAAGTTGGTCGACGAGATCATCGACGGCCGGTTCCAGCCGGCCACTCCGACGTTCCTCAACTCGGGCAAGAAGCAACGCGGCGAGCCGGTGAGCTGCTTCCTGCTGCGCATCGAGGACAACATGGAGTCCATCGGGCGCTCCATCAACTCCGCACTGCAGCTGTCCAAGCGCGGTGGCGGAGTTGCGTTGCTGCTCTCCAACATTCGTGAGCACGGCGCCCCGATCAAGAACATCGAAAACCAGTCCTCGGGTGTCATCCCGATCATGAAGCTGCTGGAGGATTCGTTCTCCTACGCCAATCAGCTCGGGGCCCGCCAAGGCGCGGGTGCGGTGTATCTGCACGCCCACCACCCGGACATCTACCGCTTCCTCGACACCAAGCGCGAGAACGCCGACGAGAAAATCCGGATCAAGACACTGAGCCTCGGCGTGGTGATCCCGGACATCACCTTCGAGCTGGCCAAGAAGAACGAGGACATGTACCTGTTCTCGCCGTACGACGTCGAGCGCGTGTACGGTCTGCCGTTCGCTGACATCAACGTCACCGAGAAGTACTACGAGATGGTCGACAACGCGCAGATCCGCAAGACCAAGATCAAGGCGCGCGAGTTCTTCCAGACGCTGGCCGAGTTGCAGTTCGAATCCGGCTACCCGTACATCATGTTCGAGGACACGGTGAACCGGGCCAACCCGATCGACGGCAAGATCACCCACAGCAACCTGTGCTCGGAGATCCTGCAGGTGTCGACGCCGTCGGTGTTCAACGACGATCTGTCCTACGCGCAGGTGGGCAAGGACATCTCGTGCAACCTCGGCTCGCTCAACATCGCCAAGACCATGGATTCACCGGACTTCGCGCAGACCATCGAGGTGGCCATCCGCGCGCTGACCGCGGTGAGCGACCAGACCCACATCTGGTCGGTGCCGTCGATCGAGCAGGGCAACAACAGCTCCCACGCAATCGGCCTGGGGCAGATGAACTTGCATGGTTATCTGGCCCGCGAGCGAATCTTCTACGGGTCCGAAGAGGGCATCGACTTCACGAACATCTACTTCTACACAGTGCTGTTCCATGCGCTGCGGGCCTCGAATCTCATCGCGATCGAACGCGGTACGCACTTCGGTGGATTCGAGAAGTCGAAGTATGCCTCGGGGGAGTTCTTCGACAAGTACACCGAGCAGGTGTGGGAACCGACGACTGACAAGGTGCGGCAGATCTTCGCGGACGCCGGCATCCATGTTCCGACGCAGGACGACTGGCGCTCGCTCAAGGAATCCGTGCAGGCGCACGGTATCTACAACCAGAACCTGCAGGCCGTTCCGCCGACCGGGTCGATCTCCTACATCAACCACTCGACGTCGTCGATCCACCCCGTGGCCAGCAAGATCGAGATCCGTAAGGAAGGCAAGATCGGTCGGGTCTACTACCCGGCGCCGTTCCTCACCAACGACAACCTGGAGTACTACCAGGACGCGTATGAGATCGGCTACGAGAAGATCATCGACACCTACGCCGCGGCCACTCAGCATGTGGATCAAGGTCTGAGCCTGACGCTCTTCTTCAAGGACACCGCCAATACGCGTGACGTGAACAAGGCGCAGATCTACGCCTGGCGGAAGGGCATCAAGACGCTCTACTACATCCGACTGCGTCAGATGGCTTTGGAGGGCACCGAAGTCGAAGGTTGCGTCAGCTGCATGCTCTAG
- the nrdI gene encoding class Ib ribonucleoside-diphosphate reductase assembly flavoprotein NrdI: MTNLVYFSSVSENTHRFVEKLGIPATRIPLHGRIEVDEPFVLILPTYGGGRATPDINNGGYVPKQVIAFLNNEHNRSLIRGVIAAGNNNFGAEFAYAGNVVSRKCGVPYLYRFELMGTPDDVEAVRAGLVDFWKEQTCHRPSQLQSL; this comes from the coding sequence ATGACCAATCTCGTCTACTTCTCCAGCGTCTCGGAAAACACTCACCGGTTCGTCGAGAAGCTGGGCATCCCCGCGACCCGGATTCCGCTGCACGGCCGTATCGAGGTGGACGAACCGTTCGTCCTGATCTTGCCGACCTACGGCGGAGGCCGAGCCACGCCGGACATCAACAACGGCGGCTACGTGCCCAAGCAGGTCATCGCGTTCCTCAACAATGAACACAACCGGTCGTTGATCCGCGGCGTCATCGCTGCGGGCAACAACAACTTCGGTGCGGAGTTCGCCTACGCGGGCAATGTGGTCTCGCGCAAGTGTGGCGTGCCGTACTTGTATCGCTTCGAACTCATGGGTACCCCTGACGACGTGGAGGCCGTCCGCGCCGGCCTCGTCGACTTCTGGAAGGAACAGACGTGCCACCGACCGTCACAGCTGCAGAGCCTGTAA
- a CDS encoding redoxin NrdH, protein MTVTVYTKPACVQCNATYKALDKQGIAYEKVDITLDSEARDFVMALGYLQAPVVVAGNEHWSGFRPDRIKALSGAAVSA, encoded by the coding sequence ATGACCGTCACCGTGTACACCAAGCCCGCATGCGTGCAGTGCAACGCCACCTACAAGGCGCTGGACAAGCAGGGCATCGCCTACGAGAAGGTGGACATCACGCTCGACAGCGAGGCTCGCGACTTCGTGATGGCGCTTGGTTACCTGCAGGCTCCGGTTGTCGTGGCCGGCAACGAGCACTGGTCGGGCTTCCGTCCGGACCGGATCAAGGCGCTCAGCGGCGCAGCGGTCAGCGCGTAG
- a CDS encoding NADPH-dependent FMN reductase, whose translation MADIKVLVLVGSLRAASTNRQLAELAVEAAPDGVDLRIFDQLGELPFYNEDIDGDGVAESVKALRTAAAGADAALVVTPEYNGSIPGVLKNAIDWLSRPYGNGALKDKPLAVVGTALGQYGGVWAHDETRKSFGIAGPRVVEDLKLSLPAKALDGRHPRENDEVAATVRDIVGKLAAEVN comes from the coding sequence ATGGCCGATATCAAGGTTCTGGTACTGGTGGGCAGCCTGCGTGCGGCGTCGACCAACCGGCAACTCGCCGAGCTCGCCGTCGAGGCTGCGCCGGACGGCGTGGACCTGCGGATCTTCGATCAGCTGGGGGAGCTGCCGTTCTACAACGAGGACATCGACGGTGACGGTGTGGCCGAGTCGGTGAAAGCGCTGCGGACCGCGGCCGCCGGCGCCGACGCCGCACTCGTCGTTACGCCGGAATACAACGGAAGCATCCCGGGTGTGCTGAAGAACGCCATCGACTGGCTGTCGCGGCCCTACGGCAACGGTGCGCTCAAGGACAAGCCGCTGGCTGTGGTCGGCACGGCGCTGGGCCAGTACGGCGGGGTGTGGGCGCACGACGAGACCCGCAAGTCGTTCGGCATCGCCGGGCCTCGGGTCGTCGAAGACCTGAAGCTGTCACTGCCGGCGAAGGCTCTGGATGGGCGCCACCCGCGAGAGAACGACGAGGTCGCCGCGACCGTGCGCGACATCGTGGGCAAGCTCGCCGCCGAGGTGAACTGA
- a CDS encoding TetR/AcrR family transcriptional regulator produces the protein MTASDRRARLAVTDATPAERGDAARNRELLLDAARRLIAERGPDAVSTDDIAVAAGVGKGTLFRRFGSRAGLMMVLLDEDEKVEQEAFMFGPPPLGPGAPPLERLLAYGRDRLRFVHCHHALLSDAARDPQTRFAGPAMLHRAHVRMLLETANTTGDLDAQADALVALLDADYVAHQLNDRGRTLDELGAAWEATARKLCGC, from the coding sequence GTGACTGCTTCTGACCGGCGTGCCAGGCTCGCGGTCACCGACGCGACGCCGGCCGAACGGGGCGATGCCGCCCGCAACCGCGAACTCCTGCTCGACGCCGCACGCCGCCTCATCGCGGAACGCGGCCCCGACGCCGTGAGTACCGACGATATCGCGGTCGCCGCCGGCGTGGGCAAGGGAACACTGTTCCGCCGGTTCGGCAGCCGCGCCGGTCTGATGATGGTCTTGCTCGACGAGGACGAGAAGGTCGAACAGGAAGCGTTCATGTTCGGACCTCCCCCGCTCGGCCCCGGCGCACCTCCGCTGGAACGGCTGCTCGCCTACGGCCGCGACCGGCTGCGGTTCGTGCACTGCCACCACGCACTGTTGTCCGACGCGGCCCGCGATCCGCAGACCCGCTTCGCAGGCCCGGCGATGTTGCACCGCGCACACGTCCGGATGCTGCTCGAAACCGCAAACACCACAGGCGATCTCGATGCCCAGGCCGATGCGCTGGTCGCTCTGCTGGACGCCGACTACGTGGCACACCAGCTCAACGACCGTGGCCGGACCCTCGACGAGCTCGGCGCGGCATGGGAGGCGACGGCTCGCAAACTGTGCGGCTGTTGA